The following are from one region of the Papaver somniferum cultivar HN1 unplaced genomic scaffold, ASM357369v1 unplaced-scaffold_132, whole genome shotgun sequence genome:
- the LOC113332934 gene encoding uncharacterized protein LOC113332934, which produces MTLAATKCWFIWKERCLRIFEDKSRTPIQLALDISKHYEYWYPMTLNSLNQTQDKTIKAIPHWTFPIKNTFKLNCDASSLSEKTNAGFGFVLRNWTRTFKGAESGIFRTSTAEEAEALALLQAAKWAKLHNIQHLVIEGDNMATIRYLQGKESTIQWQSIAILDEVKNLVEQMISFLGFQYVDRRANKVTGQLAKKGRISTTATSWFDQTPLFLIPTIAFDTVKAYDSCNISTNLVSVQEETNLTYSIISRTTLFELALNENESNV; this is translated from the coding sequence ATGACACTAGCTGCAACCAAGtgctggtttatttggaaagaaagGTGTCTTCGgatatttgaagataaatctagaaCACCAATTCAGTTAGCACTAGATATATCAAAACACTATGAGTACTGGTATCCAATGACTTTAAATAGTTTGAATCAAACACAAGATAAAACTATCAAAGCAATACCACATTGGACCTTCCCAATCAAAAATACTTTCAAACTAAATTGTGATGCTTCTTCGTTATCTGAAAAAACTAATGCAGGTTTTGGTTTTGTTCTTCGTAATTGGACAAGAACCTTCAAAGGAGCAGAATCAGGCATCTTCAGGACTTCCACTGCTGAAGAAGCAGAAGCTCTAGCTCTTCTTCAAGCAGCTAAGTGGGCCAAACTACATAACATACAACATCTAGTCATAGAAGGAGATAACATGGCGACAATTAGGTATTTACAGGGGAAGGAATCAACTATCCAATGGCAAAGCATTGCAATTCTAGATGAAGTTAAGAATCTAGTAGAACAAATGATCTCTTTTTTGGGTTTCCAGTACGTAGACAGACGAGCAAACAAAGTGACAGGCCAGTTGGCAAAGAAAGGAAGAATAAGTACCACTGCAACTTCTTGGTTTGACCAAACTCCCTTATTTCTAATTCCAACAATTGCTTTTGACACTGTTAAAGCTTACGATTCTTGTAATATAAGTACAAACCTTGTATCAGTTCAAGAGGAGACTAATCTTACATATTCAATCATCAGCAGGACAACTCTATTTGAGCTCGCTCTTAATGAGAATGAATCAAATGTTTAG